CCATTGACGATCTTAACGCCATCATTCTGGTCGTAGTGGCCGTCGATGTAGGGTTGCGCAAGCCAAACGCCCTCCAACAAGCGTGGGTTTACTGTTGCACCGATATGCACGCAGGCAGCCGCAATGATGTCGCCACCCCAGCTGTCGTCGCAGGTGTGCGGGAGCGCGCGTGCTTCACAAATATCGCGCACGGTTCGCATGGGGTGCAGACCTCCGATGCGGGTTACTTTCATACCGAAACCGTCGACGAGCTCAGACCCAACGGCGTTAATCACGGTCGCGACGTCAACCGAGCTTTCGTCCAGATAGACTGCATGTTGGACTTGAGCGCGAATTTTTCGCAAGTCATCCAGTGTATTGCAGGGTTGTTCCAAGATGAACGGGATTTGCGACAATTCGCGGCTCACCCGCAATGCATCTCGAGTGTTCCAGCCGCGATTGGCATCAACCGCCAGTCGCACGCCGGTGCTTCTCACGCCTTGCCAAACTTTGCGGATCGTTTCAATATCCAGTTCGACCGGGCGACCACCGACTTTGATCTGCAAACGAGGATATCCCTCTGCTTGTTTTTCAATTGCCAGCCGCGCGATTTCATCCGGCGCGCCGACGCCGGTGGCATAATAAGAAGGTACGCGATTTGTCGACGCCCCACCAAGCAGAGCGCTAACGCTCATTCCCAGAGCCCTACCCAGCGCATCATGGCCGGCGATATCTATCGCAGCCTTGGCGTAGTTGTGCCCATTCAGCAACCCGGCCATGCGACGCTGGAGGGTCAGTGGCAAAACGTCAGTGCCAATTAATCCCGGGGCCATTTCGCACAGCGCTGCCCTCGCGCCTCTCGCGTGGGCTTCAGCATAGGTTGGACCGACG
This genomic interval from Paracoccaceae bacterium contains the following:
- a CDS encoding mandelate racemase/muconate lactonizing enzyme family protein; this translates as MIIKEIHVFKHDLPVRNGPYTMANAEVWKLETTLVKIVLENGVVGWGETCPVGPTYAEAHARGARAALCEMAPGLIGTDVLPLTLQRRMAGLLNGHNYAKAAIDIAGHDALGRALGMSVSALLGGASTNRVPSYYATGVGAPDEIARLAIEKQAEGYPRLQIKVGGRPVELDIETIRKVWQGVRSTGVRLAVDANRGWNTRDALRVSRELSQIPFILEQPCNTLDDLRKIRAQVQHAVYLDESSVDVATVINAVGSELVDGFGMKVTRIGGLHPMRTVRDICEARALPHTCDDSWGGDIIAAACVHIGATVNPRLLEGVWLAQPYIDGHYDQNDGVKIVNGHIALPKGSGLGIVPDEALFGAPIASF